One window from the genome of Maylandia zebra isolate NMK-2024a linkage group LG18, Mzebra_GT3a, whole genome shotgun sequence encodes:
- the LOC101472928 gene encoding uncharacterized protein LOC101472928, giving the protein MCSVEYLRDFVNERLTAAAEEIFGAFVKTIVQNEADARQRILRDITVKFPKIKLQRIDLPQHVYNTDVLTDQQLCNEESISSLDQEETVPLPIKEEHEEHCFTENEEQLLLKQETDTFMVPCTNEESDDNEPKIRSDQFICHSSPGSKNHYQEVDNRVDTSTKLKPKKRQHRNKDHYACKEDIFDDKWLFNLENKSGLNQQDLGLLQIKEEEEELFTNQEGEQLVLEGEQLVLEGEQLVLEGEQLVLEQQTNPFMISSVFEEQSSCKEEPNSQLLSHDSLCQGRADEKPYSCNTCGKRFKYVSTLKVHTSIHTGEKPFSCDACGKKFRRKDNLLVHIRTHTGEKPFACNICGKAFSDRSNLICHIRYHTGEKRHSCDTCGKRFYHKGNLTVHMATHTGIKPYQCNTCGKRFIRLEKLKCHITIHTGEKPYSCEACGKNFRRRDKVLNHMRTHTGEKPYPCKICGKPFRDASNLIRHVRFHTGEKPYSCATCGKRFTQSGNLTAHMKTHTHIKPYQCNTCGKKFTCLSKLKRHTRTHTGEKPYSCKTCGKGFGQMRDLTVHIRTHTGDKPYSCVTCGKSFSQNSHLNVHMRTHTGERPYSCKTCGKTFSQNSHLTVHMGSHTSESSCKTFGEVFTQSGGSVHVKNHTAERQHLCKSPGKGFSSVTDHTRIHMGEGVKFSETTTRCGQSSD; this is encoded by the exons aTCTCCCACAACATGTCTACAATACGGACGTTCTCACAGACCAGCAGCTCTGCAATGAGGAGAGCATCTCCAGTTTGGACCAGGAGGAAACGGTTCCTCTGCCGATTAAAGAGGAACACGAGGaacactgcttcactgagaaTGAAGAGCAGCTTTTACTGAAGCAGGAAACTGACACCTTCATGGTGCCTTGCACTAATGAGGAAAGTGATGATAATGAACCCAAAATACGTTCTGACCAGTTCATCTGTCACAGCTCTCCTGGATCTAAGAATCATTACCAGGAAGTAGACAACCGTGTGGACACCAGCACAAAGCTGAAGCCAAAGAAGAGacaacacagaaacaaag ACCACTATGCATGCAAGGAGGACATTTTCGATGACAAATGGCTCTTTAACCTGGAGAATAAATCTGGTCTGAACCAGCAGGACCTAGGCCTTCTACAAataaaagaggaagaggaggaactcTTCACAAAtcaggagggagagcagcttGTGCTGGAGGGAGAGCAGCTTGTGCTGGAGGGAGAGCAGCTTGTACTGGAGGGAGAGCAGCTTGTACTGGAGCAGCAAACCAATCCCTTCATGATCTCTTCAGTTTTTGAGGAACAGAGTTCCTGTAAAGAAGAGCCAAACAGCCAGCTCCTTTCTCACGACTCTCTATGCCAGGGAAGAGCAGATGAGAAACCATATTCTTGTAACACCTGTGGGAAGAGATTTAAATACGTGTCAACATTGAAAGTACACACGAgcattcacacaggtgagaagccttTCTCTTGCGACGCATGTGGGAAAAAATTCAGGAGAAAGGATAACTTGTTGGTCCATATAAGAACTCACACCGGTGAAAAGCCTTTTGCCTGTAACATCTGTGGGAAAGCATTTAGTGACAGATCAAATCTGATATGTCACATTAGAtatcacacaggtgagaagcgaCATTCTTGTGATACTTGTGGGAAGCGATTTTATCATAAAGGCAATTTAACGGTGCACATGGCGACGCATACAGGTATAAAACCTTACCAATGCAACACTTGTGGAAAAAGATTTATCCGCTTGGAAAAGTTGAAGTGCCACATAACCATTCACACGGGTGAAAAGCCATATTCTTGTGAAGCATGTGGGAAAAATTTCAGAAGACGTGACAAAGTACTGAACCACATGAGAACCCACACAGGTGAAAAGCCCTATCCCTGCAAGATCTGTGGGAAACCGTTTAGGGACGCTTCAAATTTGATACGTCATGTTAGgtttcacacaggtgagaagccataTTCTTGTGCCACGTGTGGAAAAAGATTTACACAAAGCGGTAATTTGACTGCCCACATGAAaactcacacacatataaagcCTTATCAATGCAACACATGTGGGAAAAAATTTACCTGCTTATCAAAGTTGAAAAGGCACACAAGaactcacacaggtgagaagccgtaTTCTTGTAAAACATGTGGAAAAGGTTTTGGCCAAATGAGGGATTTAACTGTCCACATAAGGACTCACACAGGTGATAAGCCCTACTCCTGTGTAACCTGTGGTAAAAGCTTCAGTCAGAACAGTCATTTGAATGTACACATGAGAACTCACACAGGTGAGAGGCCATATTCTTGCAAAACCTGTGGTAAGACTTTCAGTCAAAATAGTCATTTGACTGTCCACATGGGGTCTCACACAAGTGAGAGTTCTTGCAAAACATTTGGAGAAGTTTTTACTCAAAGTGGTGGGAGTGTTCACgtgaaaaatcacacagctgaGAGGCAGCACCTTTGCAAATCTCCTGGCAAAGGTTTCAGTTCTGTGACGGATCACACAAGAATCCACATGGGTGAGGGGGTGAAATTTAGCGAAACTACAACAAGATGTGGTCAAAGTAGTGACTGA
- the tmem70 gene encoding transmembrane protein 70, mitochondrial isoform X2: protein MLSARFLRLRSRALPRIFSNGQFNFAQHRAPFSVCCVSAVRRKQLTLRHSLLALNEMQSHGPSTRVISTAPPSEHGNLIYAGSLGLAVRGVKMFSYSTSAASLFLMPQILLKTGLGVQSFALQAAFCGVIGVFTFLTPILLHIITKGYIIRLYHNPDKDVYTAVTYSVFLTEKKSVFHQSQVRIPAVSKMFTTFYAGQVGFLVNPDIFPVPHDYNHLMGYDKPFSFRADDMEQPDKS from the exons ATGCTGTCTGCGCGTTTCCTGCGGTTACGGTCTCGAGCTCTTCCCCGGATTTTCAGTAACGGTCAGTTTAACTTCGCGCAGCATCGCGCGCCATTCTCCGTGTGCTGCGTGAGCGCAGTGAGGAGGAAGCAGCTAACTCTCAGGCACTCGCTCCTGGCTCTCAACGAG ATGCAGTCCCACGGTCCGTCCACCCGTGTCATCTCCACAGCACCGCCCTCCGAGCACGGAAACCTCATTTATGCTGGCAGCCTGGGTTTAGCTGTTCGGG GGGTGAAGATGTTCTCGTACAGCACTAGTGCAGCCAGTCTCTTCCTCATGCCACAAATACTCCTGAAAACTGGACTCGGAGTTCAGAGTTTTGCCTTGCAGGCAGCTTTCTGTGGAGTCATTGGCGTTTTTACCTTCCTTACCCCCATCCTTCTTCACATCATCACCAAGGGTTACATAATCCGCCTGTACCACAACCCAGACAAAGATGTCTACACAGCAGTCACCTACAGCGTGTTCCTCACCGAGAAAAAGAGCGTGTTCCACCAGAGCCAGGTGAGGATCCCGGCCGTCAGTAAGATGTTCACGACTTTCTACGCCGGGCAGGTGGGGTTCCTGGTAAACCCGGACATTTTCCCCGTCCCGCACGACTACAATCATCTGATGGGCTACGATAAACCGTTCAGTTTCAGAGCAGATGACATGGAGCAACCTGACAAAAGCTGA
- the tmem70 gene encoding transmembrane protein 70, mitochondrial isoform X1: MLSARFLRLRSRALPRIFSNGQFNFAQHRAPFSVCCVSAVRRKQLTLRHSLLALNEVFNRQMQSHGPSTRVISTAPPSEHGNLIYAGSLGLAVRGVKMFSYSTSAASLFLMPQILLKTGLGVQSFALQAAFCGVIGVFTFLTPILLHIITKGYIIRLYHNPDKDVYTAVTYSVFLTEKKSVFHQSQVRIPAVSKMFTTFYAGQVGFLVNPDIFPVPHDYNHLMGYDKPFSFRADDMEQPDKS, translated from the exons ATGCTGTCTGCGCGTTTCCTGCGGTTACGGTCTCGAGCTCTTCCCCGGATTTTCAGTAACGGTCAGTTTAACTTCGCGCAGCATCGCGCGCCATTCTCCGTGTGCTGCGTGAGCGCAGTGAGGAGGAAGCAGCTAACTCTCAGGCACTCGCTCCTGGCTCTCAACGAGGTATTTAACCGTCAG ATGCAGTCCCACGGTCCGTCCACCCGTGTCATCTCCACAGCACCGCCCTCCGAGCACGGAAACCTCATTTATGCTGGCAGCCTGGGTTTAGCTGTTCGGG GGGTGAAGATGTTCTCGTACAGCACTAGTGCAGCCAGTCTCTTCCTCATGCCACAAATACTCCTGAAAACTGGACTCGGAGTTCAGAGTTTTGCCTTGCAGGCAGCTTTCTGTGGAGTCATTGGCGTTTTTACCTTCCTTACCCCCATCCTTCTTCACATCATCACCAAGGGTTACATAATCCGCCTGTACCACAACCCAGACAAAGATGTCTACACAGCAGTCACCTACAGCGTGTTCCTCACCGAGAAAAAGAGCGTGTTCCACCAGAGCCAGGTGAGGATCCCGGCCGTCAGTAAGATGTTCACGACTTTCTACGCCGGGCAGGTGGGGTTCCTGGTAAACCCGGACATTTTCCCCGTCCCGCACGACTACAATCATCTGATGGGCTACGATAAACCGTTCAGTTTCAGAGCAGATGACATGGAGCAACCTGACAAAAGCTGA
- the lg18h5orf22 gene encoding UPF0489 protein C5orf22 homolog isoform X1, which produces MSSVPLKRTYKQLPVCVVEDHHDVVCHIYRAIASRHLPMKNIKMIHLDSHPDLLIPVNMSADTVFDKEKLFGELSIENWIMPMVYAGHVSSVVWLHPYWAQQIREGEHSMTVGRDSSTTTIRVTSTDNYFLSDGLYVCEEQLDNPKHFSLSVIRVDPVRAGHGSLTEQRTEKDTEECSVKRARAERRKSGESSSSQPPSANTDSLQPAEGSTAEDGADGDGAGGGGVDDEGSTSYIVKRISSFVSETEPYILDVDLDFFSCKNPFKELYTQEEYAILQELYSFRGPRLDADEEELGECVDHRIRQLEDLEAAFADLLDDDGEETVTRWATNPGMDSLPQLVSSLKARNSCPDYEMVHQAGLTCDTVELPHHISSDEEIGRLLSAVQLFLKVLPKPTLVTLSRSSLDEYCPVEQVDSIQMRVLAMLEGLYGALDVHKDYDNSSTETGEQLPQGS; this is translated from the exons GTGGTGTGTCACATCTACCGGGCTATAGCTTCGAGGCATCTGCCAATGAAGAACATAAAGATGATTCATTTGGACTCCCACCCTGACCTCCTCATCCCTGTCAACATGTCTGCTGACACAGTGTTTGACAAGGAGAAGCTGTTCGG tgAACTGAGTATAGAAAACTGGATAATGCCGATGGTGTACGCCGGTCACGTGTCCTCTGTGGTGTGGCTGCATCCATACTGGGCCCAGCAGATTAGAGAGGGAGAACACAGCATGACTGTGGGCAGAGACTcatccaccaccaccatcag AGTGACCAGTACAGACAACTACTTCCTCAGCGATGGTCTTTATGTGTGCGAGGAGCAGCTGGACAACCCAAAGCATTTCAGCCTGAGCGTGATCCGAGTCGATCCCGTCAGAGCAGGTCACGGCTCGCTGACAG AGCAGAGAACAGAAAAGGACACAGAGGAATGTTCAGTCAAAAGAGCGCGAGCAGAGCGGAGGAAGTCCGGAGAATCCAGCAGCTCACAGCCTCCGTCAGCAAACACTGACTCGCTGcaaccagcagagggcagcacaGCCGAGGATGGAGCTGACGGCGATGGCGCAGGAGGAGGCGGTGTCGACGATGAAGGATCAACCAGCTACATCGTGAAGAGAATATCTTCATTTGTAAGTGAGACGGAGCCGTACATTCTGGACGTCGACCTGGATTTCTTCTCCTGTAAGAACCCGTTCAAAGAACTGTACACACAG GAGGAGTACGCCATCCTCCAGGAGCTCTACAGCTTCAGAGGGCCCCGCCTGGATGCTGATGAG GAGGAGCTCGGTGAGTGTGTAGATCATCGTATACGCCAGTTAGAAGACCTGGAAGCAGCATTTGCTGATCTACTGGATGATGATGGAGAAGAGACGGTTACACGCTGGGCCACAAACCCTGG caTGGATTCACTACCTCAACTGGTTTCCAGTCTAAAGGCAAGAAATTCATGCCCTGACTATGAAATG GTTCACCAGGCAGGGTTAACCTGCGACACAGTCGAGCTTCCTCATCACATCAGCTCTGATGAAGAGATTGGCAGACTTCTCTCAGCTGTGCAGCTCTTCCTGAAGGTCCTTCCCAAACCCACACTGGTGACATTGTCCAG gtCCAGTTTGGATGAATACTGCCCAGTGGAGCAGGTGGATTCAATCCAGATGAGAGTACTGGCTATGCTGGAGGGCCTGTATGGAGCACTGGACGTACACAAAGACTAtgacaacagcagcacagagactGGAGAGCAGTTGCCACAAGGATCCTAA
- the lg18h5orf22 gene encoding UPF0489 protein C5orf22 homolog isoform X2 → MSSVPLKRTYKQLPVCVVEDHHDVVCHIYRAIASRHLPMKNIKMIHLDSHPDLLIPVNMSADTVFDKEKLFGELSIENWIMPMVYAGHVSSVVWLHPYWAQQIREGEHSMTVGRDSSTTTIRVTSTDNYFLSDGLYVCEEQLDNPKHFSLSVIRVDPVRAGHGSLTEQRTEKDTEECSVKRARAERRKSGESSSSQPPSANTDSLQPAEGSTAEDGADGDGAGGGGVDDEGSTSYIVKRISSFVSETEPYILDVDLDFFSCKNPFKELYTQEELGECVDHRIRQLEDLEAAFADLLDDDGEETVTRWATNPGMDSLPQLVSSLKARNSCPDYEMVHQAGLTCDTVELPHHISSDEEIGRLLSAVQLFLKVLPKPTLVTLSRSSLDEYCPVEQVDSIQMRVLAMLEGLYGALDVHKDYDNSSTETGEQLPQGS, encoded by the exons GTGGTGTGTCACATCTACCGGGCTATAGCTTCGAGGCATCTGCCAATGAAGAACATAAAGATGATTCATTTGGACTCCCACCCTGACCTCCTCATCCCTGTCAACATGTCTGCTGACACAGTGTTTGACAAGGAGAAGCTGTTCGG tgAACTGAGTATAGAAAACTGGATAATGCCGATGGTGTACGCCGGTCACGTGTCCTCTGTGGTGTGGCTGCATCCATACTGGGCCCAGCAGATTAGAGAGGGAGAACACAGCATGACTGTGGGCAGAGACTcatccaccaccaccatcag AGTGACCAGTACAGACAACTACTTCCTCAGCGATGGTCTTTATGTGTGCGAGGAGCAGCTGGACAACCCAAAGCATTTCAGCCTGAGCGTGATCCGAGTCGATCCCGTCAGAGCAGGTCACGGCTCGCTGACAG AGCAGAGAACAGAAAAGGACACAGAGGAATGTTCAGTCAAAAGAGCGCGAGCAGAGCGGAGGAAGTCCGGAGAATCCAGCAGCTCACAGCCTCCGTCAGCAAACACTGACTCGCTGcaaccagcagagggcagcacaGCCGAGGATGGAGCTGACGGCGATGGCGCAGGAGGAGGCGGTGTCGACGATGAAGGATCAACCAGCTACATCGTGAAGAGAATATCTTCATTTGTAAGTGAGACGGAGCCGTACATTCTGGACGTCGACCTGGATTTCTTCTCCTGTAAGAACCCGTTCAAAGAACTGTACACACAG GAGGAGCTCGGTGAGTGTGTAGATCATCGTATACGCCAGTTAGAAGACCTGGAAGCAGCATTTGCTGATCTACTGGATGATGATGGAGAAGAGACGGTTACACGCTGGGCCACAAACCCTGG caTGGATTCACTACCTCAACTGGTTTCCAGTCTAAAGGCAAGAAATTCATGCCCTGACTATGAAATG GTTCACCAGGCAGGGTTAACCTGCGACACAGTCGAGCTTCCTCATCACATCAGCTCTGATGAAGAGATTGGCAGACTTCTCTCAGCTGTGCAGCTCTTCCTGAAGGTCCTTCCCAAACCCACACTGGTGACATTGTCCAG gtCCAGTTTGGATGAATACTGCCCAGTGGAGCAGGTGGATTCAATCCAGATGAGAGTACTGGCTATGCTGGAGGGCCTGTATGGAGCACTGGACGTACACAAAGACTAtgacaacagcagcacagagactGGAGAGCAGTTGCCACAAGGATCCTAA
- the lg18h5orf22 gene encoding UPF0489 protein C5orf22 homolog isoform X3 produces MKNIKMIHLDSHPDLLIPVNMSADTVFDKEKLFGELSIENWIMPMVYAGHVSSVVWLHPYWAQQIREGEHSMTVGRDSSTTTIRVTSTDNYFLSDGLYVCEEQLDNPKHFSLSVIRVDPVRAGHGSLTEQRTEKDTEECSVKRARAERRKSGESSSSQPPSANTDSLQPAEGSTAEDGADGDGAGGGGVDDEGSTSYIVKRISSFVSETEPYILDVDLDFFSCKNPFKELYTQEEYAILQELYSFRGPRLDADEEELGECVDHRIRQLEDLEAAFADLLDDDGEETVTRWATNPGMDSLPQLVSSLKARNSCPDYEMVHQAGLTCDTVELPHHISSDEEIGRLLSAVQLFLKVLPKPTLVTLSRSSLDEYCPVEQVDSIQMRVLAMLEGLYGALDVHKDYDNSSTETGEQLPQGS; encoded by the exons ATGAAGAACATAAAGATGATTCATTTGGACTCCCACCCTGACCTCCTCATCCCTGTCAACATGTCTGCTGACACAGTGTTTGACAAGGAGAAGCTGTTCGG tgAACTGAGTATAGAAAACTGGATAATGCCGATGGTGTACGCCGGTCACGTGTCCTCTGTGGTGTGGCTGCATCCATACTGGGCCCAGCAGATTAGAGAGGGAGAACACAGCATGACTGTGGGCAGAGACTcatccaccaccaccatcag AGTGACCAGTACAGACAACTACTTCCTCAGCGATGGTCTTTATGTGTGCGAGGAGCAGCTGGACAACCCAAAGCATTTCAGCCTGAGCGTGATCCGAGTCGATCCCGTCAGAGCAGGTCACGGCTCGCTGACAG AGCAGAGAACAGAAAAGGACACAGAGGAATGTTCAGTCAAAAGAGCGCGAGCAGAGCGGAGGAAGTCCGGAGAATCCAGCAGCTCACAGCCTCCGTCAGCAAACACTGACTCGCTGcaaccagcagagggcagcacaGCCGAGGATGGAGCTGACGGCGATGGCGCAGGAGGAGGCGGTGTCGACGATGAAGGATCAACCAGCTACATCGTGAAGAGAATATCTTCATTTGTAAGTGAGACGGAGCCGTACATTCTGGACGTCGACCTGGATTTCTTCTCCTGTAAGAACCCGTTCAAAGAACTGTACACACAG GAGGAGTACGCCATCCTCCAGGAGCTCTACAGCTTCAGAGGGCCCCGCCTGGATGCTGATGAG GAGGAGCTCGGTGAGTGTGTAGATCATCGTATACGCCAGTTAGAAGACCTGGAAGCAGCATTTGCTGATCTACTGGATGATGATGGAGAAGAGACGGTTACACGCTGGGCCACAAACCCTGG caTGGATTCACTACCTCAACTGGTTTCCAGTCTAAAGGCAAGAAATTCATGCCCTGACTATGAAATG GTTCACCAGGCAGGGTTAACCTGCGACACAGTCGAGCTTCCTCATCACATCAGCTCTGATGAAGAGATTGGCAGACTTCTCTCAGCTGTGCAGCTCTTCCTGAAGGTCCTTCCCAAACCCACACTGGTGACATTGTCCAG gtCCAGTTTGGATGAATACTGCCCAGTGGAGCAGGTGGATTCAATCCAGATGAGAGTACTGGCTATGCTGGAGGGCCTGTATGGAGCACTGGACGTACACAAAGACTAtgacaacagcagcacagagactGGAGAGCAGTTGCCACAAGGATCCTAA